The proteins below are encoded in one region of Apium graveolens cultivar Ventura chromosome 4, ASM990537v1, whole genome shotgun sequence:
- the LOC141717260 gene encoding uncharacterized protein LOC141717260, translated as MSAMVHEQENGENQVEMTTTVDDDPADMSPRVVLEKSASSTELDRISSLSSSIINHELADDDESLSSALSLPSRGNHNNNNINIHSVVQLKSKLDNMRKNSVRRFSSVAFNINNIGQSKKSLRWKHGRSHASDDSIEWMMPKPSWRNFTLQELEAATKKFNPGVSPFFLISFM; from the exons ATGTCGGCAATGGTCCATGAGCAAG AAAATGGTGAAAATCAAGTAGAAATGACAACTACTGTGGACGACGATCCTGCAGATATGTCTCCAAGAGTAGTTCTAGAGAAATCTGCATCAAGTACAGAGCTTGACCGGATCAGCAGTTTGAGCTCATCTATTATAAACCATGAATTGGCAGATGATGATGAGTCATTGTCATCTGCATTATCATTGCCATCGCGTGGCaatcataataataataatattaatattcatAGCGTGGTGCAGTTAAAGAGCAAGCTTGACAATATGAGGAAGAACTCTGTAAGAAGGTTCTCTTCAGTTGCGTTCAATATTAATAATATTGGACAATCAAAGAAGAGTTTGAGATGGAAGCATGGGAGAAGCCATGCATCGGATGATTCTATTGAATGGATGATGCCTAAGCCCTCTTGGAGAAATTTCACTCTCCAGGAGCTTGAGGCTGCCACAAAAAAATTTAATCCCGGTGTGAGCCCATTTttcttaatctctttcatgtAA
- the LOC141721420 gene encoding UDP-glycosyltransferase 91A1-like produces MASGKKMHIVMFPWLAFGHLLPFLNLAMLIAKRGHRISFISTPRNIERLPKVPSDLKAHIDFIRVPLPPFANLPRSAEATSDIPFDKVKYLKIAYDYLENAVTVFVESMLPDWILCDFASYWLGPVASGSGIPVGWYSVFPASTLGFLGPPGNMIDADDYRVKLESFTRKPEWVYFETSVAMTKYQIQAMAPNLEDDGTENVSDQYRLGKTIQNCDMVAIRSSAEFEPEWLNLVEEIYGKPLVPVGLLPVQEGVDHGGNESWGDIKDWLDKQTEGSVIYVAFGAETKLNQVQVTELALGLELSGLPFFWAFRKQRGLIDLKPVELPQGFEERTRGRGMVYKTWVPQTKILKHGSVGGMLFHAGWSSVVEAVQFGKVLVLLPMLGDQGIIASQLAEKKLGFVIPRNEQDGSFTKDSVAESLKLVMVDEAGKVYRDKVKEMQSVFRDMDKQTGYVDNLVAYLEAHKRQE; encoded by the coding sequence ATGGCTTCCGGTAAAAAAATGCACATTGTAATGTTTCCCTGGTTAGCATTTGGTCACTTGCTACCCTTCTTGAACCTTGCCATGCTCATTGCTAAAAGAGGTCACAGAATTTCCTTTATCTCCACTCCTCGAAATATCGAACGCCTCCCAAAAGTTCCTTCAGATCTAAAAGCTCATATAGACTTTATCAGGGTCCCCCTGCCTCCTTTTGCTAACCTTCCTCGATCAGCAGAAGCAACAAGTGATATCCCGTTTGACAAGGTTAAGTATTTAAAAATCGCTTATGATTATCTTGAGAATGCTGTTACTGTTTTTGTAGAATCCATGTTACCAGATTGGATACTGTGTGATTTTGCATCTTATTGGCTTGGCCCTGTTGCTTCCGGTTCTGGAATTCCAGTCGGGTGGTATAGTGTTTTCCCTGCTTCAACTTTAGGTTTTTTGGGCCCTCCAGGCAACATGATCGATGCTGATGATTATCGTGTCAAACTAGAAAGTTTTACGAGGAAACCTGAATGGGTTTACTTTGAAACAAGTGTTGCAATGACTAAGTATCAGATACAAGCAATGGCTCCTAATCTAGAAGATGATGGAACGGAGAATGTAAGTGACCAGTATCGCCTTGGAAAGACAATTCAAAACTGTGATATGGTGGCAATTAGAAGTAGCGCTGAGTTTGAACCGGAGTGGTTAAATTTAGTAGAGGAGATCTATGGAAAACCACTGGTTCCTGTTGGATTATTGCCTGTTCAAGAGGGTGTGGACCATGGGGGTAATGAAAGTTGGGGTGATATAAAAGATTGGCTTGATAAACAAACAGAGGGGTCAGTGATATATGTTGCGTTTGGTGCTGAAACAAAACTGAATCAAGTTCAGGTTACTGAGTTAGCACTCGGTTTGGAGTTGTCTGGATTGCCTTTTTTTTGGGCTTTCAGAAAGCAAAGAGGGCTGATTGATCTCAAGCCAGTTGAGTTGCCTCAAGGTTTTGAAGAGCGAACTAGAGGTCGTGGAATGGTTTACAAGACATGGGTGCCTCAAACTAAGATACTGAAGCATGGCTCGGTTGGTGGTATGTTGTTTCATGCAGGTTGGAGCTCTGTTGTGGAGGCTGTGCAGTTTGGAAAAGTGCTGGTATTGCTGCCAATGTTGGGAGATCAGGGGATAATTGCTAGTCAACTAGCGGAGAAGAAGTTGGGCTTTGTGATCCCAAGGAACGAGCAAGATGGCTCGTTCACTAAAGACTCCGTGGCAGAGTCACTTAAGCTGGTAATGGTGGATGAAGCTGGGAAGGTTTATCGAGACAAAGTGAAGGAGATGCAAAGTGTTTTCCGTGACATGGATAAGCAAACCGGTTATGTTGATAACTTGGTGGCTTATCTAGAAGCTCACAAGCGACAGGAATGA